A single window of Archangium gephyra DNA harbors:
- the folD gene encoding bifunctional methylenetetrahydrofolate dehydrogenase/methenyltetrahydrofolate cyclohydrolase FolD codes for MAQLIDGKAVAARVRAEVKAEVEKLKAERGLVPGLTVVRVGEDPASKIYVNGKKKAAEEVGFNSWELHPDDKITQDELLSLVDKLNKDPAVHGVLVQLPLPKHIDAERIISAVRPEKDVDGFHPMNAGLLSAGKPAPRPCTPFGIMRLLREIGCDPSGKRAVVVGRSNIVGKPMALMLLAADATVTVCHRKSNLPAEVANADILVAAAGVPELIQGEWIKPGAVVIDVGMNRMPDGKLKGDVEFDKAKERASFITPVPGGVGPMTIAMLMRNTLEAAKASR; via the coding sequence ATGGCCCAGTTGATCGACGGAAAAGCAGTGGCGGCGCGGGTGAGGGCCGAGGTGAAGGCGGAGGTGGAGAAGCTCAAGGCCGAGCGTGGCCTGGTGCCGGGTCTGACGGTGGTCCGGGTGGGAGAGGATCCCGCCTCGAAGATCTACGTCAACGGCAAGAAGAAGGCGGCGGAGGAGGTGGGCTTCAACTCCTGGGAGCTGCACCCGGATGACAAGATCACCCAGGACGAGCTGCTGTCGCTGGTGGACAAGCTGAACAAGGATCCCGCGGTGCACGGCGTCCTGGTGCAACTGCCGCTGCCCAAGCACATCGACGCGGAGCGGATCATCTCGGCGGTGAGGCCGGAGAAGGACGTGGACGGCTTCCACCCGATGAACGCGGGCCTGTTGTCGGCGGGCAAGCCGGCGCCGCGGCCGTGCACGCCGTTCGGCATCATGCGGCTGCTGCGGGAGATAGGGTGTGACCCGTCCGGCAAGCGGGCGGTGGTGGTGGGACGCAGCAACATCGTGGGCAAGCCGATGGCGCTGATGCTGCTGGCGGCCGACGCCACGGTGACGGTGTGCCACCGCAAGAGCAACCTGCCGGCCGAGGTGGCCAACGCGGACATCCTGGTGGCCGCGGCGGGCGTGCCGGAGCTGATCCAGGGCGAGTGGATCAAACCCGGGGCGGTGGTGATCGACGTCGGCATGAACCGCATGCCGGACGGGAAGCTCAAGGGCGACGTGGAGTTCGACAAGGCGAAGGAGCGGGCCTCGTTCATCACGCCGGTGCCGGGTGGCGTGGGGCCCATGACCATCGCCATGTTGATGCGCAACACGCTCGAGGCGGCGAAGGCCTCGCGGTAA